One Cucumis sativus cultivar 9930 chromosome 1, Cucumber_9930_V3, whole genome shotgun sequence DNA segment encodes these proteins:
- the LOC101203895 gene encoding uncharacterized protein LOC101203895: MWLACVWEEKEQELGRQQAPGTCPFCQGKVYAIDVERQWKLCFLPLCLKIKRKYLCTLCSRRLELCHW, translated from the coding sequence ATGTGGCTAGCATGCGTGTGGGAAGAGAAAGAGCAAGAGCTCGGAAGGCAACAAGCGCCAGGAACATGTCCTTTCTGTCAAGGAAAAGTGTACGCCATTGATGTGGAAAGGCAATGGAAGCTCTGTTTTCTTCCTCTCTGTCTCAAGATCAAGAGGAAGTATCTCTGTACTCTCTGTTCTCGCCGCCTCGAATTGTGCCACTGGTAG
- the LOC101213124 gene encoding protein SMAX1-LIKE 4: protein MRSGGCAANQTFTPEAASVLKQSLSLARRRGHAQLTPLHVAVTLFSSRSSNLLRQACLKSQPHQTSHPLHCRALELCFNVALNRLPTTPGPLFHGQPSLSNALIAALKRAQANQRRGCLEQQQQQQQQQHQPVLAIKVELEQLIISILDDPSVSRVMREAGFSSTLVKSNLEDSSVSSVFHCYGSSGGIFSSPSSPSRTDHHSDQRDNLIFNPGDFWQTQFLTRSSEQNPLPFSPQKRVPNTNVIAESASSLKLDIKLVFEAMLGRKRKNTVIIGDSITMIEGLISELMGRVARGEVPNELKSTKFIEFLLSPDSLSSMKREDIEMKVAELRRNIDSITSRGWGAIIYTGDLKWMVETDVREREETSFSSSKEASSYSQIDHMIEEISRLISFHSISCTKLWLVGTASYQTYMRCQMRHPTLETRWDLQAVPVPSDGSLGLSLHSFSLHGSRTTALGHNPSQVWETKPFGIGKEGQEKLSCCDCSSNHDKEVHPLKSSQQKELPSWLQPFSTQLSHLKSQEKSTMQSNESSSGSNFLNTWSNPFSTKNTMFQDSNTICFTEPSLKMSRSSNQMLKFRRQQSCITEFNFDKYQDATPSLDNLKNMEEDNKEVDISLSLGDSLFKDPKDLTKKSEATIQRDHLCKSLAENVPWQSDTIPSIAKALMSFKSKNEELFWILIEGNDKIGKRRLARAIAESIFGSVEQLCKINARGNNEENPPSKIVENAMKTQEKLVVLVEDIDQGDPQFMKFLADGFQSGKFGGMDEKDRDTRQFIFILTSGGEGGDKETDSIIPMTMNIAINTGFGALSLDQKRRAEWESPINTKHQRTIKEEEEDANPNTNTIDAVKINGSGSLSRQSSFNKLDLNLKAEEDEEAQEKTEDDNIHLVTDPESPPKKLQFQQLIHNRFVFNETPLSKREQREWFKSKIVRSFEGVFGLKKQANFSVEERVLESISSRSDCFGNGVFNKWLTEIFETSLRGVGFGGQEGADVRLCLSGKEDGAIENGFKGTALPQIIRLSFMD, encoded by the exons ATGCGATCGGGAGGTTGTGCAGCGAATCAGACCTTCACACCGGAGGCTGCTTCCGTGTTGAAGCAATCTCTGAGCTTAGCAAGGAGGAGAGGTCATGCTCAGCTCACTCCTCTTCATGTGGCTGTTACTTTGTTCAGCTCAAGGAGTAGTAATCTGTTAAGACAAGCATGCCTCAAGTCTCAACCACATCAAACTTCACATCCTCTGCATTGTAGAGCTCTTGAGCTTTGTTTCAATGTAGCTCTCAATAGACTCCCAACTACACCTGGTCCTTTATTCCATGGACAACCTTCACTCTCTAATGCACTCATTGCAGCACTTAAAAGAGCTCAAGCCAACCAAAGAAGAGGCTGCTTAGaacagcagcagcagcaacaacaacaacaacatcaGCCAGTGTTAGCCATTAAAGTAGAATTGGAGCAGCTCATAATTTCCATTTTGGATGATCCAAGTGTTAGTAGAGTTATGAGAGAGGCTGGTTTTTCTAGTACTCTTGTCAAGAGTAACTTAGAGGATTCCTCTGTTTCGTCTGTTTTTCATTGTTATGGTAGTTCTGGTGgcatcttttcttctccttcttccccTTCTCGTACCGATCATCATTCTGACCAAAGAGATAACTTGATTTTCAATCCAGGGGATTTTTGGCAAACCCAGTTCTTGACTCGCTCCTCTGAGCAAAACCCGCTTCCATTTTCCCCACAAAAGAGAGTACCCAACACTAATGTTATTGCTGAATCTGCTTCTTCCTTAAAGCTAGATATCAAGTTAGTGTTTGAAGCAATGCTTgggaggaagagaaaaaacacTGTCATAATTGGTGATTCCATAACAATGATTGAAGGTTTAATTTCAGAGCTTATGGGGAGAGTAGCAAGAGGAGAGGTCCCAAATGAACTAAAATCTACAAAATTCATTGAGTTTTTGCTATCTCCCGATTCTTTAAGCTccatgaaaagagaagacatTGAAATGAAGGTAGCAGAGCTGAGAAGGAACATTGACTCCATTACATCAAGAGGATGGGGAGCCATAATATATACAGGAGATTTGAAATGGATGGTAGAAACAGATgttagagaaagagaagaaactaGCTTTTCGTCTAGTAAAGAAGCTTCAAGTTACAGCCAAATCGATCACATGATTGAAGAAATCTCGAGACTAATATCATTCCATAGTATTTCCTGCACAAAGTTATGGCTAGTAGGAACAGCAAGTTACCAGACTTACATGAGATGTCAAATGAGACATCCGACACTCGAAACTCGTTGGGATCTTCAAGCAGTACCTGTTCCTTCAGATGGATCACTTGGCTTAAGCCTGCACAGTTTCAG tCTTCATGGGTCAAGGACCACGGCTTTGGGTCATAATCCATCACAAGTGTGGGAAACAAAGCCATTTGGTATTGGTAAAGAGGGGCAAGAGAAGCTCAGTTGCTGTGATTGTTCTTCTAATCATGATAAGGAAGTTCATCCATTGAAGTCAAGTCAGCAGAAAGAGTTGCCTTCTTGGCTGCAGCCCTTCAGCACCCAACTATCCCATCTTAAG AGTCAGGAGAAATCCACAATGCAGAGCAATGAAAGTTCAAGTGGAAGCAACTTCCTCAACACTTGGTCAAATCCATTTTCAACCAAGAACACAATGTTCCAAGATTCAAATACAATCTGCTTCACCGAACCATCATTAAAAATGTCACGAAGTTCAAACCAGATGCTTAAATTTAGACGCCAGCAATCCTGCATCACCGAGTTCAATTTCGACAAATATCAAGATGCAACGCCAAGCTTAGACAATCTCAAGAACATGGAAGAAGATAACAAAGAAGTAGACATTTCTCTATCTCTAGGTGACTCTTTATTCAAAGATCCAAAAGATTTGACAAAGAAGAGTGAAGCAACTATACAAAGAGATCATCTATGCAAATCATTGGCAGAGAATGTTCCTTGGCAATCAGACACCATTCCTTCAATAGCAAAAGCACTGATGAGTTTCAAATCCAAAAATGAAGAGTTGTTTTGGATACTGATTGAAGGGAATGATAAAATTGGGAAAAGAAGGTTAGCTCGAGCTATAGCAGAATCTATTTTTGGGTCTGTTGAACAACTCTGCAAGATCAATGCGAGAGGTAATAATGAGGAAAACCCACCTTCTAAAATCGTTGAAAACGCCATGAAAACACAAGAAAAACTAGTTGTTTTAGTTGAAGATATCGATCAGGGAGATCCTCAGTTCATGAAATTCCTAGCAGATGGATTCCAGAGTGGGAAATTCGGAGGAATGGATGAAAAAGATAGAGATACAAGGCAattcatattcattttaaCCAGCGGTGGAGAAGGAGGAGATAAGGAAACAGATTCTATAATCCCAATGACAATGAATATTGCGATCAATACTGGCTTTGGAGCGCTTAGTTTAGATCAAAAGCGCAGAGCTGAATGGGAATCCCCAATCAACACAAAGCATCAAAGAACAAtcaaagaagaggaagaagatgcaAACCCCAATACTAATACGATCGATGCAGTGAAAATCAATGGAAGTGGAAGCCTATCGAGACAATCAAGCTTTAACAAACTCGACCTAAATCTCAAAGcagaggaagacgaagaagcACAAGAAAAAACAGAGGACGACAACATACATCTGGTAACCGATCCAGAATCCCCACCAAAGAAACTCCAATTTCAGCAGTTAATTCACAACCGCTTCGTATTCAACGAGACCCCATTATCAAAAAGAGAGCAAAGAGAATGGTTCAAGTCGAAGATCGTGAGATCATTTGAAGGGGTGTTCGGATTAAAGAAACAAGCGAATTTCAGCGTGGAAGAGAGAGTACTGGAATCAATTTCATCAAGGTCGGATTGTTTCGGGAATGGAGTGTTCAACAAATGGTTAACGGAGATTTTCGAAACGAGCTTGAGAGGGGTTGGATTTGGCGGGCAAGAAGGAGCCGATGTGAGGCTGTGTTTGAGTGGGAAAGAAGATGGGGCCATTGAAAATGGGTTTAAAGGAACAGCTTTGCCTCAAATCATAAGGCTTTCTTTCATGGACTGA
- the LOC101222755 gene encoding probable inactive purple acid phosphatase 28 encodes MEFVAEKWKFSILYLGFIYSIIFLLHSLISHKLLLGYQAVHIKKNPDLPLRFRSDGTFKILQVADMHFGNGVNTRCRDVLDIEFEHCSDLNTTRFFKRMIEAENPDFIAFTGDNIFGPSTADAAESLFKAFRPAIEHQVPWAAVLGNHDQESTMTREELMSLISLMDYSVSQTNPSTNNLPSNGNQMIRNIDGFGNYDINVYGAPGSHLANSSVLNLYFLDSGDKAVVQGARTYGWIKESQLKWLRDVSQRYQGTNQERFPSMDALAQGKPLALTFFHIPIPEIWNLYYKKIVGQFQEGVACSSVNSGVLQNLVAMGDVKAVFIGHDHTNDFCGNLDGIWFCYGGGFGYHGYGRLGWSRRGRVIVAELGNNKKSWMGVERIRTWKRLDDEELTKIDEQILWERDQQPQ; translated from the exons ATGGAATTTGTGGCAGAGAAATGGAAGTTCTCGATTCTCTATCTtggatttatttattcaattatattcCTCCTCCATTCTCTCATTTCCCATAAATTACTTCTGGGATATCAAGCTGTTCACATCAAGAAGAACCCGGATCTTCCTCTCCGCTTCCGTTCTGATGGTACCTTCAAGATTCTACAG GTCGCTGATATGCATTTTGGCAATGGAGTTAACACGCGGTGTCGAGATGTGTTGGATATTGAATTTGAACATTGCTCGGATCTTAACACGACTCGGTTTTTCAAGCGAATGATCGAGGCGGAAAATCCTGATTTCATTGCTTTTACAG GTGACAACATATTTGGGCCAAGCACTGCTGATGCTGCTGAATCCTTGTTTAAAGCTTTCCGTCCTGCTATTGAACATCAAGTTCCATGGGCAGCAGTTTTGGGAAACCACGATCAAGAGTCTACTATGACTCGAGAAGAGTTAATGTCACTCATTTCCCTCATGGATTATTCAGTATCTCAAACCAATCCATCGACCAATAACCTTCCTTCAAATGGAAATCAGATGATACGGAACATCGACGGATTTGGGAATTATGATATTAATGTCTACGGTGCTCCGGGTTCACATTTGGCAAATTCCAGCGTCCTTAATCTTTACTTCCTCGACAGTGGAGACAAAGCTGTAGTGCAAGGAGCCCGAACATATGGATGGATTAAGGAATCACAGCTTAAGTGGCTTAGAGATGTTTCTCAAAGATATCAG GGCACTAATCAGGAACGTTTTCCCTCAATGGATGCTTTGGCCCAAGGGAAGCCTCTAGCACTGACATTTTTCCATATACCGATCCCAGAAATATGGAAcctttattataaaaaaatcgtCGGCCAATTTCAGGAAGGCGTGGCATGTTCTTCAGTGAACTCGGGAGTTCTACAGAACTTAGTCGCCATGGGAGATGTCAAAGCTGTATTCATCGGTCATGACCATACCAATGATTTCTGTGGTAATCTTGATGGTATATGGTTTTGTTATGGTGGAGGATTCGGATATCATGGTTACGGGAGGCTCGGATGGTCAAGGAGAGGCCGTGTTATCGTAGCAGAACTTGGAAACAACAAGAAGAGTTGGATGGGAGTCGAGAGGATCAGGACATGGAAACGATTAGATGACGAAGAGCTGACCAAGATCGATGAACAGATTTTGTGGGAACGCGATCAACAACCTCAGTAA